In one Cloacibacillus porcorum genomic region, the following are encoded:
- the aroA gene encoding 3-phosphoshikimate 1-carboxyvinyltransferase produces MKNVSVTITPKPLSGEIKIMPSKSMSHRLAICAALAGDSRVRFLGLSEDIMATCRALRGLGCEMELKGDMLATRSKKSVSNDTAPLDCGESGSTLRFLIPLALDGRRRRFTGRGRLLSRPQEEYARLFAEREIEFIQKEDYIELCGRLRPGLFKIRGDVSSQFISGLLFALPTLGGDSRIEITTRLESRSYIDLTLAALAEFGVSAEWEENKRGCALNIPGNQRFSPAAVSVEGDFSHAAFWLAAGTLGGGAALSGLKKESKQGDAKIAELLRRMGATVEWSGDKLHAVPSKLRGTEIDVSQTPDLFPILAVLAACAEGETRLINAARLRIKESDRLAAMAAELAALGAEVKEGTDSLTVAGGGGLRGGAASAHNDHRIAMSLAVAASACGGELTIDDANCVKKSAPGFWKEYRAMGGSFVMDKEAQ; encoded by the coding sequence ATGAAAAATGTTAGCGTGACGATAACCCCCAAGCCCCTCTCCGGAGAGATAAAGATCATGCCGAGCAAAAGCATGTCGCACCGGCTGGCGATCTGCGCGGCGCTCGCGGGAGATTCGCGGGTCCGCTTCCTGGGGCTCAGCGAGGACATAATGGCGACCTGCCGCGCGCTGCGGGGGCTGGGCTGCGAAATGGAGCTGAAGGGCGACATGCTCGCAACACGCTCAAAAAAAAGCGTATCAAATGATACGGCGCCCCTTGACTGCGGCGAATCGGGAAGCACCCTGCGCTTTCTCATCCCGCTGGCGCTCGACGGAAGGCGGCGGCGGTTCACGGGGCGGGGACGGCTGCTGAGCCGCCCTCAGGAGGAATACGCGCGCCTCTTCGCGGAGCGGGAGATCGAATTTATCCAAAAAGAAGACTATATCGAACTGTGCGGGCGGCTGCGCCCCGGCCTCTTTAAAATACGCGGCGACGTCTCAAGCCAGTTCATCTCGGGACTGCTCTTCGCCCTCCCGACGCTGGGCGGAGACTCCCGCATAGAGATTACCACGCGGCTTGAGAGCCGAAGCTACATAGACCTCACCCTCGCGGCGCTCGCGGAGTTCGGCGTCAGCGCCGAATGGGAGGAAAATAAACGCGGCTGCGCGCTGAACATTCCCGGAAACCAGCGCTTCTCCCCCGCCGCCGTCTCCGTCGAGGGAGATTTCAGCCACGCGGCCTTCTGGCTCGCGGCGGGAACGCTCGGCGGCGGCGCGGCGCTCTCCGGCCTGAAAAAAGAGAGCAAACAGGGAGACGCAAAGATCGCGGAGCTGCTGCGCCGGATGGGGGCAACCGTGGAATGGTCCGGCGATAAACTCCACGCCGTCCCCTCAAAGCTGCGCGGCACGGAGATCGACGTCTCGCAGACCCCGGACCTCTTTCCGATACTCGCCGTGCTCGCCGCCTGCGCGGAGGGCGAAACGCGGCTTATCAACGCGGCCCGTCTGCGCATCAAAGAGAGCGACCGTCTGGCGGCGATGGCCGCCGAACTGGCCGCGCTGGGAGCGGAGGTAAAAGAGGGTACGGACTCGCTCACCGTCGCCGGAGGCGGCGGCCTGCGCGGCGGCGCGGCAAGCGCCCACAACGACCACCGTATCGCGATGAGCCTGGCCGTCGCCGCCTCGGCATGCGGCGGGGAGCTTACGATAGACGACGCAAACTGCGTGAAAAAGAGCGCCCCCGGCTTTTGGAAGGAATACCGCGCGATGGGCGGCAGCTTTGTAATGGATAAGGAGGCACAATAA
- a CDS encoding prephenate dehydrogenase produces the protein MILFYEEDGNWKEAVLMGFKITIAGLGLMGASLAKALRGWRNAAICGVETNAAVLERALAEGVIDSGYVLDETNAEEALDADLVVIALYPRAALDFLRGCARRAKEGALWSDLTGIKGPLIEEARRSMPAGAEFLGAHPMAGRESSGYAASDGKLFTGCNFIITPHEKNSREALSLLREMAAYAGAARVIETTPEIHDRMIAYTSQMAHVLAAAILNSGLLFESKGFEGGSFRDLTRVGTLNPEMWSELFSMNAAPLGGVLAELEDNIAVLRRLVEAGDQSELAAALASSTRRKEEYLKTPYTAAKEAAR, from the coding sequence GTGATTTTATTTTACGAGGAAGACGGCAACTGGAAAGAGGCGGTACTTATGGGGTTCAAAATTACCATCGCGGGTCTGGGACTGATGGGAGCCTCGCTCGCGAAGGCCCTGCGCGGCTGGCGGAACGCCGCTATCTGCGGCGTCGAGACCAACGCCGCGGTGCTTGAGAGAGCGCTGGCCGAAGGCGTGATAGACAGCGGATACGTGCTGGATGAAACAAACGCTGAGGAGGCGCTCGACGCCGACCTCGTCGTGATCGCCCTCTATCCGCGCGCCGCGCTGGACTTCCTGCGCGGCTGCGCCCGCCGCGCCAAAGAGGGCGCGCTCTGGAGCGACCTGACCGGCATCAAGGGTCCCTTGATAGAAGAGGCGCGCAGGTCAATGCCGGCAGGCGCGGAGTTCCTTGGCGCGCACCCGATGGCGGGACGCGAGAGTTCCGGCTACGCGGCCTCCGACGGAAAACTTTTTACGGGCTGCAACTTTATCATCACGCCGCATGAGAAAAACTCGCGCGAGGCGCTCTCCCTGCTCCGTGAGATGGCGGCCTACGCGGGGGCGGCGCGCGTCATCGAGACGACGCCGGAGATACACGACCGGATGATCGCCTACACCAGCCAGATGGCGCACGTGCTCGCCGCCGCCATCCTGAACAGCGGGCTGCTCTTTGAGAGCAAAGGATTCGAGGGCGGCTCCTTTCGCGACCTCACCCGGGTCGGCACGCTTAACCCCGAGATGTGGAGCGAGCTCTTCTCCATGAACGCGGCCCCGCTGGGCGGCGTCCTCGCGGAGCTGGAAGATAACATTGCGGTGCTGAGAAGACTCGTAGAGGCGGGAGACCAAAGTGAGCTGGCGGCGGCGCTCGCCTCCTCCACACGGCGCAAAGAAGAATATCTGAAAACGCCTTACACGGCGGCAAAGGAGGCGGCCCGATGA
- the thiS gene encoding sulfur carrier protein ThiS encodes MITVNGEKSPWREGLTVQQLLDDKNFTFKMLAVWVDDNVVDKSRYSEAKIPDGANVQVIHNISGG; translated from the coding sequence ATGATAACCGTCAACGGAGAAAAATCGCCTTGGAGAGAGGGGCTCACGGTACAGCAGCTTCTTGACGACAAGAATTTCACCTTCAAGATGCTCGCCGTATGGGTCGACGACAATGTCGTTGACAAGAGCCGCTATTCGGAGGCGAAGATTCCAGACGGAGCAAATGTGCAGGTGATCCACAACATCAGCGGCGGTTAA
- a CDS encoding aldehyde ferredoxin oxidoreductase family protein has product MANAPMKLLAEWSFEPAKIHHGYSKETLYIGLGNKDGNYKFEKRPVSEDMIEKFTGGRGFGLKLLWDAVTEKTKWDDPENEIVIAGGPFCGITQYPGAGKCYSVFLSPATKQTYNSNAGGYFAPFLKFSGFDALELQGKADRPVVVFIDGDNNKVQIFESTLEDINAYAVSEELHEYFAKDEADKRTISVVSSGIGARTSYWAGMNFSFYDVRRKAVRLKQAGRGGGGTVLHNKGVIALVVKRTHFTGLENDPVDIKAIQRAGASLHKRIHDLDDKQCKMRSAGTAHLTEIMDDYTLLPVNNYKFGRHKDINNISSESYIKLFTQGMADGCWYGCSLACAKAVDHFPLQTGPWKGKEVIVDGPEYETAAGLGSNLGIFDPLWTIEANFYADHYGLDTISLGTGIAFVCECFELGLINKEHTHGLDLNFGQKADIMELIHRIAYGKDEFAIACGKGIEVAREYFAEHYGADMEKMMKIGMVCQGLEASEYRCQESIAQWGGYFLTLKGPQHDEAWLIFMDMVNKQLPTYEDKAEALFFFPNFRLWFSLQGLCKLPWNDIEPADNGMKYKGIEAARVPEHLQNYLDIFEAITGKHLTRDGLIEQSEKVYNFERIFNLRMGKGTAKYHEAPDRGLGPVWEDEWNARPEYFDEKLKEFGVDISGLSVKEKIDLLQKHRREQWHMLKMAVYKRRGWNKNGIPTLATVKRLGIDYPDVVALLEKHLKPEDEFED; this is encoded by the coding sequence ATGGCAAACGCACCGATGAAACTTCTGGCGGAGTGGTCATTCGAGCCCGCAAAGATACACCACGGCTATTCAAAAGAGACACTTTACATCGGCCTCGGCAATAAAGACGGCAACTATAAGTTTGAGAAACGCCCCGTCTCCGAGGATATGATAGAAAAATTCACCGGCGGCCGCGGCTTCGGCCTCAAGCTGCTCTGGGACGCGGTAACGGAAAAGACAAAGTGGGACGACCCGGAGAACGAGATCGTCATCGCCGGCGGCCCCTTCTGCGGCATCACGCAGTATCCCGGCGCGGGCAAATGCTACTCCGTGTTCCTCTCCCCCGCCACCAAGCAGACCTATAACAGCAACGCCGGCGGCTATTTCGCCCCCTTCCTCAAGTTCTCGGGCTTCGACGCGCTTGAGCTGCAGGGCAAGGCCGACCGTCCCGTAGTCGTCTTTATCGACGGCGACAACAACAAGGTACAGATATTCGAGTCCACGCTTGAGGATATCAACGCCTACGCCGTCTCGGAGGAGCTCCACGAGTACTTCGCGAAGGACGAGGCCGACAAGCGCACCATCTCCGTAGTTTCAAGCGGCATCGGCGCTCGCACAAGCTACTGGGCCGGCATGAACTTCAGCTTCTACGACGTGCGCCGCAAGGCCGTGCGTCTGAAGCAGGCCGGGCGCGGCGGCGGCGGTACGGTTCTCCACAACAAGGGCGTCATCGCGCTCGTCGTGAAGCGCACGCACTTCACGGGGCTGGAAAACGATCCCGTGGACATCAAGGCGATCCAGCGCGCCGGCGCAAGCCTCCACAAGCGTATCCACGACCTCGACGACAAACAGTGCAAGATGCGTTCCGCCGGTACGGCCCACCTTACCGAGATCATGGACGACTATACGCTGCTGCCGGTCAACAACTATAAGTTCGGCCGTCACAAGGATATCAACAACATCAGCTCCGAATCCTACATAAAGCTCTTCACGCAGGGAATGGCGGACGGCTGCTGGTACGGCTGCTCGCTCGCCTGCGCGAAGGCGGTTGACCATTTCCCGCTCCAGACCGGTCCCTGGAAGGGCAAAGAGGTCATCGTCGACGGCCCCGAATATGAGACCGCGGCGGGGCTCGGCTCCAACCTCGGCATCTTCGATCCGCTCTGGACGATCGAGGCCAACTTCTACGCCGACCACTACGGCCTTGACACCATCTCCCTCGGCACCGGCATCGCCTTTGTCTGCGAATGCTTCGAGCTGGGACTGATCAACAAGGAACACACGCACGGCCTGGACCTCAACTTCGGACAGAAGGCCGACATCATGGAGCTCATCCACCGCATCGCATACGGCAAAGACGAATTCGCGATCGCCTGCGGCAAGGGCATCGAGGTGGCGCGTGAATACTTCGCCGAGCATTACGGCGCGGACATGGAAAAAATGATGAAGATCGGCATGGTCTGCCAGGGACTCGAGGCCTCCGAGTACCGCTGCCAGGAATCGATCGCCCAGTGGGGCGGCTACTTCCTCACCCTCAAGGGACCGCAGCACGACGAGGCGTGGCTCATCTTCATGGACATGGTCAACAAGCAGCTCCCGACATACGAAGATAAGGCGGAGGCGCTCTTCTTCTTCCCGAACTTCCGTCTCTGGTTCTCGCTGCAGGGCCTCTGCAAGCTGCCGTGGAACGACATCGAACCCGCCGACAACGGCATGAAGTACAAGGGTATCGAGGCGGCCCGCGTGCCCGAACACCTTCAGAACTACCTTGACATCTTTGAGGCGATCACCGGCAAACACCTGACGCGCGACGGCCTCATCGAACAGTCGGAGAAGGTCTACAACTTCGAGCGCATCTTCAACCTTCGCATGGGCAAGGGCACGGCGAAGTACCACGAAGCGCCGGACCGCGGCCTCGGCCCCGTGTGGGAGGACGAGTGGAACGCGCGTCCCGAATACTTTGACGAGAAACTCAAAGAATTCGGCGTCGATATCAGCGGCCTCTCCGTGAAGGAGAAGATCGATCTGCTCCAGAAGCACCGCCGCGAACAGTGGCACATGCTCAAGATGGCCGTCTACAAGCGCCGCGGCTGGAACAAGAACGGCATTCCCACCCTTGCGACGGTGAAGCGTCTTGGTATAGACTATCCCGACGTGGTGGCGCTTCTTGAGAAGCATCTGAAGCCCGAGGACGAATTCGAAGATTAA
- a CDS encoding 4Fe-4S binding protein codes for MQVNAEKCVQCGACTEACSKAYFKENSPELSRVKVDNMAGFANINICSQCGACIGVCPTQALERDANGVVQVRKDKCTSCLMCVGFCPSASMFFDGDKQTEPFKCIACGICARKCPTGALELVNVPAKA; via the coding sequence ATGCAAGTCAACGCTGAGAAGTGCGTCCAGTGCGGCGCATGTACTGAGGCGTGCTCAAAAGCATATTTCAAGGAAAACTCACCGGAATTGTCGAGGGTCAAAGTCGATAACATGGCTGGCTTTGCCAATATCAATATCTGCTCGCAGTGCGGCGCCTGCATCGGCGTCTGCCCGACACAGGCGCTTGAGCGCGACGCCAACGGAGTGGTTCAGGTCCGCAAGGACAAGTGCACCTCCTGCCTGATGTGCGTCGGCTTCTGCCCGTCAGCCTCGATGTTCTTCGACGGAGACAAGCAGACGGAGCCTTTCAAGTGCATCGCCTGCGGCATATGTGCGCGCAAGTGCCCCACGGGAGCTCTTGAGCTTGTAAACGTACCGGCAAAGGCATAG
- a CDS encoding DUF6883 domain-containing protein yields MTRASKDGQVFDRLDFTQWFESLSGAGQEKYLGVGWWNLYKDGKIIFFSLINQNGRGLTIKELYQMLAKDLTLQNIRLQNEKFTQYLLSTENKVGKNKARVFSTALGYNIIGKS; encoded by the coding sequence TTGACTCGCGCAAGTAAAGACGGACAGGTTTTTGATCGGTTGGACTTTACGCAATGGTTTGAGTCCCTGAGCGGAGCAGGTCAGGAAAAGTACCTCGGTGTCGGTTGGTGGAATCTATACAAAGACGGCAAGATAATATTTTTTAGCCTCATAAACCAGAACGGGCGAGGGCTGACGATAAAAGAGCTCTATCAGATGTTAGCCAAGGACTTGACTTTACAAAATATAAGATTACAGAATGAAAAGTTTACTCAATATTTGCTCTCGACAGAAAACAAAGTCGGCAAGAACAAAGCACGGGTATTCAGCACCGCGCTGGGGTATAATATTATTGGCAAGAGTTGA
- a CDS encoding P-loop NTPase fold protein has product MYSISSIKNYFSLTFKNKKLSCIMTSLTFFALLIIADELNLLSRLYFHYIAIFSLNIQIILLIITFSIIVILLVKHQVIKALSVTSIVLIDYYLFVLCLVLVEYSILLKFIGYQGCKIYIVIVLIILLALVILARIIAFYFTRMQSEEYKSTFYDICDIYRNNFIKADNTNVPILVEERDVHYDLLNRGHIIDSLFNAITYSKPDLSYVIGLEGEWGSGKTTIINIVKDGIKENNSEHYEYVIVDKFSPWLYENQEAFLLGMFDSILEASGINYSFLQSRKSIANISEFLSSNRTSSIIKTLFCSQHGLSNRINDIKAEINRYLENNNKVIVFFIDDLDRSEPENIVFLFKALSLILDFKRTIYVLSYDPEQISKIFECELKIDKRYIEKIINMIVKLDTPNTNNLKGIYSTCLRNILSAYENKPEKMENYDLLINCISSNINNMRNFKRLINSILYTPMVNETHLYKPDLLGLEYIKYCNRELYQKIYEHKIFFVSHDGIDDQEIYSAQLASEEFQEDASTFFADLNNKSENKLYINLLSDMFPNTSKDFSANSQFDRVQPERDTEEVAENVRICSARYFDLYFSYLTNDFIDIRNNVINYIYKINNDAIFPDINISDMNSDKQKLYFEYFHLFIEKISPQKRLSTAITFFKCMYYVDDSSGFFYFSARRRAILIISNLLNKLNLTEIEDFILKVSQAYSKIAIIYQILRNMERDNGTHLTRIQELYKNMCDTIVSKKIDLYLNENYHFHNIIGLLAHYEKSTKIIKDYMLNIISTRNIYRVLGDAISFNIGNNYNYYISKDTYNLLLNGIDIDRFIREHPPKTDSEKFVLSVYQSSNQEGNEVPCTSSTPINLSEEFLFNL; this is encoded by the coding sequence ATGTATTCCATCAGCTCAATTAAAAATTATTTTTCATTAACATTTAAAAATAAGAAGCTTTCATGCATAATGACATCTTTAACATTCTTTGCATTATTAATTATAGCCGATGAATTAAACCTACTCTCAAGGTTATATTTTCATTATATTGCAATTTTTTCCTTAAATATACAGATAATATTACTTATTATTACCTTTTCCATCATAGTAATTCTACTTGTTAAACATCAAGTTATAAAGGCACTGTCTGTCACATCTATTGTTCTGATAGACTATTATCTCTTTGTTTTATGCTTAGTTTTAGTCGAATATTCCATATTACTAAAATTTATAGGATATCAAGGGTGTAAAATATATATTGTAATTGTTCTCATTATTTTATTAGCATTAGTGATACTCGCAAGAATCATAGCATTTTATTTTACTAGAATGCAGTCAGAAGAATATAAATCAACTTTCTATGATATATGTGATATATACAGGAATAATTTTATAAAGGCAGATAATACGAACGTTCCTATTTTAGTGGAAGAGAGAGATGTGCATTATGATTTACTAAACCGTGGACATATCATAGACAGCCTATTTAACGCAATTACATATAGTAAGCCAGACCTTTCATATGTAATTGGTTTAGAAGGGGAATGGGGAAGTGGAAAGACAACAATCATAAATATTGTTAAAGACGGGATAAAAGAAAATAATAGCGAACATTATGAATATGTTATCGTTGATAAATTTTCTCCATGGCTTTATGAAAATCAAGAAGCATTTTTATTAGGGATGTTCGACTCTATTCTAGAAGCTTCTGGTATAAATTATAGTTTTTTGCAAAGCAGAAAGTCTATAGCAAATATTAGCGAATTTTTGTCCTCTAATAGGACAAGTAGCATTATAAAAACACTATTTTGCTCACAACATGGGCTCAGCAATAGAATTAATGATATAAAAGCAGAAATCAACAGGTACTTAGAAAACAATAATAAAGTAATTGTTTTTTTTATAGATGATCTAGATCGATCTGAACCAGAAAATATTGTTTTTTTATTTAAAGCATTGAGTCTTATTCTTGACTTCAAAAGGACTATTTACGTATTATCATATGACCCAGAACAAATATCAAAGATATTTGAGTGTGAATTAAAAATCGACAAAAGATATATTGAAAAAATCATTAATATGATAGTTAAACTTGATACACCTAATACCAATAATCTAAAGGGTATTTATTCTACTTGTCTAAGAAATATATTGTCTGCCTATGAAAACAAACCTGAAAAAATGGAAAACTACGATTTGCTGATAAACTGTATCAGTAGCAATATCAACAATATGCGAAATTTCAAAAGACTTATCAACTCCATACTATATACACCTATGGTTAATGAAACACATCTGTATAAACCAGATCTACTAGGGCTAGAGTATATAAAATATTGCAATAGAGAATTGTACCAAAAAATTTACGAGCATAAAATATTCTTTGTTTCTCATGATGGTATTGATGATCAAGAAATATATAGCGCTCAATTAGCATCAGAGGAATTTCAAGAAGACGCTTCAACTTTTTTTGCTGATTTGAATAACAAATCAGAAAACAAGTTATATATAAATCTTCTGAGTGATATGTTTCCTAATACCAGCAAAGATTTTTCCGCGAACAGTCAATTCGATCGAGTCCAGCCAGAGCGTGATACTGAGGAGGTTGCAGAAAATGTACGAATATGTAGTGCAAGGTATTTCGACCTTTATTTTTCGTATTTAACCAACGATTTTATAGACATAAGAAATAATGTAATTAATTATATTTATAAAATAAACAATGACGCTATTTTTCCCGACATTAACATTAGTGATATGAACAGCGACAAGCAAAAGCTTTATTTTGAATACTTTCATCTTTTTATCGAAAAGATATCTCCCCAAAAAAGACTATCAACAGCTATTACTTTTTTTAAGTGCATGTATTATGTTGATGATTCTAGCGGATTTTTTTATTTTAGCGCAAGAAGACGTGCCATTTTAATTATTTCTAATTTATTAAATAAACTTAATTTAACAGAGATAGAAGATTTTATTCTAAAGGTAAGCCAGGCATATTCAAAAATAGCGATTATTTACCAAATTCTACGAAATATGGAAAGAGATAATGGTACTCATCTTACGCGAATACAAGAGTTATATAAAAATATGTGTGATACTATTGTCTCTAAAAAAATAGATTTATACTTGAATGAAAATTATCACTTTCATAACATTATAGGACTATTAGCTCATTACGAGAAATCAACAAAAATTATAAAGGATTACATGCTAAATATTATTTCTACCAGAAACATATATCGAGTACTAGGAGATGCCATAAGTTTTAATATCGGCAATAATTATAATTACTATATTTCGAAGGATACATATAATCTTTTATTAAATGGCATTGATATCGATAGGTTCATCAGAGAGCACCCTCCTAAAACTGATTCGGAAAAGTTCGTACTAAGTGTTTACCAAAGCAGCAATCAAGAAGGGAACGAAGTTCCTTGTACTTCAAGTACACCAATAAATTTATCGGAGGAGTTTCTCTTTAATCTTTAA
- a CDS encoding helix-turn-helix domain-containing protein: MREKVSQKDFASIIGISQNHLSYLENGKREPTISLLLLLVEKKGVDISYWFTPEGGDLPINTKAISTDMLSLTKGSQDQPTKLQITNIEHMSFPEIIVLQAQIRVYLDNIKKPILDYDRRMLLNILAACQRAVNSEPSERIKAI; this comes from the coding sequence ATACGTGAAAAGGTATCTCAAAAAGACTTTGCAAGTATTATAGGCATTTCGCAAAATCACTTGAGCTACTTGGAAAACGGCAAAAGGGAGCCTACTATTTCTTTGTTGCTGTTGCTTGTTGAAAAAAAGGGAGTCGATATTTCCTATTGGTTTACTCCTGAAGGCGGAGATCTGCCCATAAATACAAAAGCGATATCGACTGATATGTTGTCTTTAACAAAAGGCAGTCAAGATCAGCCTACTAAGCTCCAGATCACCAATATCGAGCACATGTCATTTCCAGAGATCATCGTCCTCCAGGCACAGATAAGAGTTTATCTGGACAATATAAAGAAACCTATCCTAGACTACGACCGCAGAATGCTCTTAAACATTCTAGCTGCCTGTCAGCGAGCTGTGAATAGCGAGCCCAGCGAAAGAATAAAGGCGATATAG
- a CDS encoding helix-turn-helix domain-containing protein encodes MAFNFVRLKNWQRENRYTQVIASQVLGMSQSYYATLIAGGKSPSFKTLEKICSKTGYNLNDFYISDEEALRLKAKM; translated from the coding sequence ATGGCTTTTAATTTTGTTCGACTTAAAAACTGGCAGAGGGAAAACAGATATACACAAGTTATCGCATCTCAGGTATTGGGGATGTCACAGAGCTATTATGCAACATTGATCGCAGGAGGAAAGTCACCTAGTTTTAAAACATTAGAAAAGATATGTTCTAAAACAGGCTATAACCTTAACGATTTCTATATCTCAGACGAAGAAGCCTTGAGGCTTAAGGCAAAGATGTAG
- a CDS encoding IS66 family transposase, with amino-acid sequence MNKGIKLSRQTMANWILRAGKEWLYPYIIKCAVNFWKKRYSMRTKLRYRRCGNFKRPHVPNPTCGCTVPENTPLIPCLISIPEICSSSHPIKCLNGFRSYLHTDGYAGYGKLGADIRRCGCWAHVRRKFHEGIQAVPQEEQPTCASHKGLEYCDRLFALERDYAKLTPEERRVKRLEQNKAITEAFLAWASNTPALPKSVLGRALYYAIEQRPLLETSNLARYVIFFVVLNYDKIWNFQRIGDCKVFCLQF; translated from the coding sequence ATGAATAAGGGAATAAAGCTGAGCAGACAGACGATGGCAAACTGGATTCTTCGTGCTGGAAAAGAGTGGCTGTACCCCTATATAATCAAATGCGCCGTAAACTTCTGGAAGAAGAGATACTCCATGCGGACAAAACTAAGATACAGGCGCTGCGGGAACTTTAAAAGGCCTCATGTACCAAATCCTACATGTGGCTGTACCGTACCGGAAAATACTCCGCTTATCCCGTGTCTTATTTCAATACCGGAGATCTGTTCAAGCTCACACCCCATAAAATGCCTCAATGGTTTCAGAAGCTATTTACACACAGACGGCTATGCAGGATATGGCAAACTCGGTGCAGATATTCGCCGCTGTGGCTGCTGGGCTCATGTGAGAAGAAAATTTCACGAAGGGATACAGGCGGTCCCACAAGAAGAACAACCGACATGCGCATCACATAAAGGACTTGAATACTGCGACAGACTCTTCGCTCTTGAACGTGACTATGCAAAACTGACGCCGGAAGAGCGCCGTGTCAAAAGGCTTGAACAAAACAAGGCAATAACGGAAGCTTTCTTAGCGTGGGCCTCGAACACCCCTGCCCTTCCAAAATCTGTCCTCGGAAGGGCTTTGTACTATGCCATTGAACAGAGGCCGTTACTTGAGACCTCAAACTTGGCGCGTTATGTAATCTTTTTTGTTGTGCTGAACTACGATAAAATATGGAATTTTCAGAGGATTGGGGATTGTAAAGTTTTCTGTCTTCAATTTTAG
- a CDS encoding IS256 family transposase codes for MTRRNRTPEENERRKRIRELLQIADIGSMQDIQELFKETIAEFMENGLEAELDEELGYSKYDYKNKNTDNSRNGHSSKTLRTSCGSVEVSAPRDRKGEFEPQILKKNQTSISQDIEEKIISMYAKGMSTDDISDHVQDIYGIAVSDTTVSRITDKILPLAKEWQQRPLETIYAVVFLDAIHYHVRSEGQIVKKAVYIALAIDLDGHNDVLGMWVGENESAKYWASVLNSLRNRGVEDILIACTDNLRGFDSAINAVFPKTEIQSCVIHQLRNSGRYVSYKDIKELMKDLKAVYTAPDEASALEALDAFGEKWDKKYAYITKSWRENWANLSTYFKYPYEIRKLIYTTNAIEGFNRQLRKVTKSKSVFPTDDSLLKMLYLAMMDITKKWTGRRIDWGQILAQLYVYFEGRIPE; via the coding sequence ATGACGAGAAGAAACCGCACACCTGAAGAGAACGAAAGAAGGAAAAGGATACGTGAACTGCTTCAGATTGCCGACATCGGGAGTATGCAGGATATTCAGGAGCTTTTCAAAGAGACAATAGCCGAGTTCATGGAAAACGGCCTTGAAGCAGAACTCGACGAAGAGCTCGGCTATTCCAAGTACGACTACAAAAACAAGAATACCGACAACAGCAGGAACGGGCACAGCTCCAAGACTCTGCGCACAAGCTGCGGCAGCGTTGAAGTCTCTGCACCCAGGGATAGGAAGGGCGAGTTTGAGCCACAGATACTCAAGAAGAACCAGACCAGCATAAGCCAGGATATCGAAGAGAAGATAATCTCCATGTACGCAAAAGGCATGAGCACGGATGACATATCAGACCACGTTCAGGACATATACGGCATAGCCGTATCTGACACGACGGTAAGCCGTATAACGGACAAGATACTTCCCCTGGCCAAGGAATGGCAGCAGCGACCACTTGAAACCATATACGCAGTAGTATTCCTTGACGCCATTCATTACCACGTCAGGAGTGAAGGCCAGATAGTCAAGAAGGCAGTCTACATCGCTCTGGCCATAGACCTTGACGGGCATAATGACGTGCTCGGTATGTGGGTAGGGGAGAACGAGAGCGCCAAATACTGGGCTTCCGTATTGAACAGCCTTAGAAACCGCGGAGTCGAAGACATACTTATCGCCTGCACAGACAACCTAAGAGGCTTCGACTCTGCTATAAACGCTGTATTCCCCAAGACGGAGATACAGAGCTGTGTCATACACCAGCTTCGCAATTCTGGGCGGTACGTTTCATATAAAGATATAAAAGAGCTCATGAAAGACTTGAAGGCCGTATATACCGCTCCAGACGAAGCATCCGCGCTGGAAGCTCTCGACGCCTTCGGTGAGAAATGGGACAAGAAATACGCCTATATAACCAAGTCCTGGAGGGAGAACTGGGCGAACCTCAGCACATACTTCAAGTACCCGTATGAGATAAGAAAGCTGATATACACGACAAATGCGATAGAGGGGTTCAACAGGCAGCTGCGAAAAGTTACCAAGTCCAAGTCCGTATTCCCGACAGATGACAGTCTGTTAAAAATGCTCTACCTGGCAATGATGGACATAACTAAGAAATGGACGGGGCGCCGCATAGACTGGGGACAGATACTCGCCCAGCTCTACGTATACTTCGAGGGCAGAATCCCGGAATAA